The following proteins come from a genomic window of Anaerobutyricum hallii:
- a CDS encoding phage minor head protein, with protein sequence MYPSDKWTEQELQKLEKRLADVYKQAEKELDGKARNYFKQFSRRYAKEYAAYQAGKYTKKEFEAWLMNQYGRGQRWEALRDDMARRLTESNEIAAAYINEKTPLVIAINHNFEAYMIKSLVPDRQIKEIGDIAFNLVDEHTVKRLTVKKQKILPPRRVLKSKDVHWNKKKLQNALLQGILQGDSIKKLAGRFQDVTGMNHTAAIRNARTAFTGAQNGGRQAAYEEAYQMGIDVVKHWTATKDLRTRDSHRALDGEEVPFNMAYSNGLMYPGDPSGIPAEVYNCRCTQRTALPAELEQPRMIRVRNPKTGRSEVVEDMTYYEWLATQRGRI encoded by the coding sequence ATGTATCCATCCGACAAGTGGACAGAACAGGAGCTACAAAAGCTAGAAAAACGGTTAGCAGACGTATATAAGCAGGCTGAAAAAGAGCTTGACGGCAAAGCGAGAAACTATTTTAAACAATTCTCCAGGCGATACGCTAAAGAATATGCGGCATACCAGGCAGGGAAGTACACCAAGAAAGAATTTGAAGCATGGCTAATGAATCAGTATGGCAGAGGGCAGAGGTGGGAAGCACTCCGTGATGACATGGCGCGGCGCCTGACAGAGTCAAATGAGATTGCCGCGGCATACATCAATGAGAAGACCCCTCTTGTGATTGCCATTAATCATAACTTTGAGGCATATATGATTAAATCTCTTGTGCCTGATAGACAGATAAAAGAGATTGGAGATATTGCGTTTAATTTGGTTGACGAGCACACAGTTAAACGGCTGACGGTCAAAAAGCAGAAGATTCTTCCACCGCGTAGGGTACTGAAAAGCAAGGATGTGCACTGGAACAAGAAGAAATTGCAAAATGCACTACTGCAAGGAATATTACAGGGTGACAGCATAAAAAAGCTCGCAGGGCGATTTCAGGACGTTACAGGTATGAATCATACTGCCGCAATCCGAAACGCCCGCACAGCGTTCACAGGGGCGCAGAATGGAGGCAGGCAGGCGGCATACGAGGAAGCCTACCAGATGGGGATTGATGTAGTTAAGCATTGGACAGCGACAAAAGACTTGAGGACACGAGACAGTCACAGGGCACTAGACGGTGAGGAAGTGCCGTTTAACATGGCTTACTCCAACGGTCTCATGTATCCGGGAGACCCAAGCGGAATCCCGGCAGAAGTTTATAACTGCCGCTGTACGCAACGGACTGCACTACCCGCCGAACTGGAACAACCGCGAATGATACGCGTCAGAAACCCAAAGACAGGCAGGAGCGAAGTCGTAGAGGACATGACCTACTACGAATGGTTAGCAACGCAAAGGGGGCGAATATAA
- a CDS encoding GH25 family lysozyme has protein sequence MKIIDVSVYNGTIDWKKVKKYGCDGAIIKIIRKDLGKDKKFEENYKKCEKLGIPWGAYNYTYATTTAKAKSDMKLVCDILDKVSKKHFKYGVWFDIEDKVQARLSKAKIAEIINAAQTVVESRGYKFGVYTGMSYFSEHIDKNKVNCKNWWIARYYKGYNRMAFKATPNKSYKPTNVPDLMAWQYTSSGVFPTKVSTGNGGNFDLNILYHDFSVTAQKEETAKKGKYTGKFPKLPPRGYYTFLDGITVLKSAGWEIEKLQKFLNWAIGSKLDTDGKYGEKTEDAVSIFQSKCKLKIDGKFGAKSLKAAKTFRK, from the coding sequence ATGAAAATTATTGATGTATCGGTATACAACGGCACAATCGACTGGAAAAAAGTAAAGAAATACGGTTGTGATGGTGCAATCATTAAGATTATCCGCAAAGATTTAGGCAAGGATAAAAAGTTTGAGGAGAACTATAAAAAGTGTGAGAAATTAGGTATCCCATGGGGCGCGTATAACTACACATACGCAACCACAACGGCGAAAGCCAAATCCGATATGAAGCTTGTTTGTGACATCCTCGATAAAGTTAGCAAGAAACATTTTAAATACGGCGTTTGGTTTGACATCGAGGACAAAGTGCAGGCAAGGCTAAGCAAAGCAAAGATTGCTGAGATTATCAATGCGGCACAGACTGTCGTTGAGTCAAGGGGCTATAAATTTGGTGTTTACACCGGGATGTCGTATTTTTCGGAGCATATTGATAAAAACAAAGTTAACTGTAAAAACTGGTGGATTGCACGTTATTACAAAGGCTATAACCGCATGGCGTTTAAAGCGACACCAAACAAATCTTATAAGCCTACAAACGTGCCTGACCTTATGGCATGGCAGTATACCAGCTCTGGCGTATTCCCGACCAAGGTTTCAACCGGCAACGGCGGAAATTTTGATTTAAATATTTTGTATCATGACTTCTCGGTGACGGCACAGAAGGAAGAAACAGCAAAAAAAGGTAAATACACCGGGAAATTCCCTAAATTGCCGCCAAGAGGCTATTACACATTTTTAGACGGCATTACAGTGCTAAAAAGTGCAGGATGGGAAATTGAAAAATTGCAGAAGTTTTTAAACTGGGCTATCGGCTCGAAATTAGATACTGACGGCAAATACGGCGAAAAGACAGAAGATGCGGTTAGCATTTTCCAGTCGAAATGTAAATTAAAAATTGACGGCAAATTTGGGGCAAAATCCCTTAAAGCCGCAAAAACATTTAGAAAGTAA
- a CDS encoding HK97-gp10 family putative phage morphogenesis protein: MADIDVVSHVDEVILKTTMALARALEQAGAAAEGHAKDLCPVDTGALRNSITHRTDLENLTEIIGSNEEYAAYVELGTGVYYKGGRKTPWTYQDDKGQWHITNGQRAQPYLKPAAANYAKEYTAIIADELKGAMG; encoded by the coding sequence ATGGCGGATATTGATGTTGTGAGCCATGTGGACGAAGTAATACTCAAGACCACCATGGCACTCGCAAGAGCATTAGAGCAAGCAGGAGCCGCCGCAGAGGGGCACGCAAAAGACCTTTGTCCGGTCGATACGGGCGCGTTGAGAAACAGTATTACGCATCGGACTGACTTGGAAAATCTCACAGAGATAATAGGAAGTAACGAAGAATATGCCGCCTATGTGGAACTGGGAACTGGCGTGTATTACAAGGGAGGACGAAAGACCCCATGGACTTATCAGGATGATAAGGGACAATGGCACATCACAAACGGTCAGAGGGCACAGCCGTATTTAAAACCGGCGGCGGCAAATTACGCAAAAGAATACACAGCAATTATTGCGGACGAATTAAAAGGAGCGATGGGATAA
- a CDS encoding phage portal protein, producing the protein MYLSYQDFIAAKDKGQFINQFIKFHESTGAYKEALRADKYDAQENETILQFQRVYYTLLGQKKIDNFSSNAQICSNFFHKLNTQRCSYSLGNGVFFNDMSVKDKLGKQFDRRIKEAAYNALIHGQSFLFWNVDHVHEFPFTQFAPMWDEDTGALMAGIRFWQLDEQKPFKVVLYEVDGYTTYSAESKFGELKETAPKRAYRQIIETANNLEPEIIGEENYSSLPIVPMFGNKRHISTLRGMQSKIDAYDAVQSGFANDLDDCAQMYWLISNADGMTDDELAEFRDRLKFQHIAKAEEGQVQAYTQEPPYAARKEFLTQMRSEIYEDFGALDVHTIAAGATNDHIDAAYQPLDDNADDFEYFVGDAIEKILELAGIDDEPQFKRNRISNEKERTDMILEAANYLDEETILKKLPFVAPEEVPDILAKLDEESYNRYTEPIEPDTPEDNPEGDE; encoded by the coding sequence ATGTATTTATCATATCAAGATTTCATTGCCGCAAAAGACAAAGGGCAATTTATAAATCAGTTTATAAAATTCCACGAGAGTACAGGAGCATACAAAGAGGCATTAAGGGCGGACAAGTATGACGCACAGGAAAATGAGACTATCTTGCAATTTCAACGCGTTTATTACACTCTGCTAGGTCAAAAAAAGATAGATAATTTCTCCTCAAACGCACAGATCTGCTCTAATTTCTTCCACAAATTAAATACACAGCGCTGTTCGTACAGTCTGGGAAATGGCGTCTTTTTTAATGACATGAGTGTCAAAGACAAACTGGGCAAACAGTTTGACAGAAGAATCAAAGAGGCAGCGTACAATGCATTAATTCATGGCCAGTCCTTCCTCTTCTGGAATGTGGACCACGTGCACGAATTTCCTTTTACGCAGTTCGCCCCAATGTGGGACGAGGACACAGGGGCGTTGATGGCGGGCATACGATTCTGGCAGTTGGACGAACAAAAACCATTTAAGGTTGTGCTGTACGAAGTAGATGGATATACAACCTACAGCGCAGAAAGCAAATTTGGGGAATTAAAAGAGACCGCTCCCAAACGGGCATACAGACAGATAATTGAGACTGCAAACAATTTGGAACCCGAAATTATCGGAGAAGAAAATTATAGCAGTCTCCCTATTGTACCGATGTTTGGCAATAAAAGGCATATAAGCACGCTAAGGGGGATGCAGTCAAAGATTGATGCTTACGATGCGGTACAAAGTGGTTTTGCTAATGATCTAGACGACTGCGCGCAGATGTATTGGCTCATTTCTAACGCTGACGGTATGACAGACGACGAACTGGCGGAATTCAGGGACCGGCTCAAGTTTCAGCACATCGCAAAGGCTGAGGAAGGGCAGGTACAGGCATACACGCAAGAACCGCCATATGCGGCCAGAAAAGAGTTTCTCACGCAGATGCGGTCAGAAATTTATGAGGACTTCGGGGCGCTGGATGTACACACCATAGCCGCCGGAGCAACAAATGATCATATCGACGCCGCATACCAGCCACTAGATGATAATGCAGATGATTTTGAGTACTTTGTGGGCGATGCGATTGAGAAGATTCTGGAGCTTGCGGGGATTGATGACGAACCACAATTTAAGCGGAACAGAATCAGCAACGAGAAAGAGCGTACAGATATGATTCTTGAGGCGGCTAATTATCTGGACGAAGAAACCATTCTGAAAAAATTACCGTTTGTCGCACCGGAGGAAGTGCCGGACATTTTGGCAAAGCTGGACGAAGAATCATATAACCGCTACACGGAGCCGATTGAACCCGATACGCCGGAAGATAACCCGGAAGGGGATGAATAA